One Coregonus clupeaformis isolate EN_2021a chromosome 21, ASM2061545v1, whole genome shotgun sequence DNA window includes the following coding sequences:
- the LOC121534670 gene encoding zinc finger protein 587 isoform X2, with amino-acid sequence MAEASCSSASSPGKPYVDVREDMILRVGQQHYGPSDTLLIASDGTVQPNSQGMDGASLNHQPIFSGFPRKVKTFQGVTKDKKCFICSFCGKVFERVGHLERHQRIHTGEKPYSCDICGRCFNQKSSLKGHLKTHRDGADMLTGQPPLDDEKPDVYPRPSENPEEPTDQPPPAEAQPVCGHSEEEGRGQGLVGKAEQEKQFGSQILSQSGHQHQQTTERPGYQDDPEYVMDGRETQLCRSFTERHSDTESGSVHPGCSSDVTKQQNSHPVSPSVKYHPSPFDGLHQQHHQGFYTSASREVELEDLSFQDEEDKLDMIEEEQYAGMALHARNREDADERILPRFQDRVLPPPPLPVEEETAMREYITEPNYSQEGILFALGIDSFDSTEGSSASATTDDTRNRCFICSFCGKSFDRHSHFERHQHTHTGEKPYSCEICGKSFTQKSSLKAHQRLHTG; translated from the exons ATGGCGGAGGCGTCATGCAGCAGTGCTTCATCTCCAGGGAAACCATATGTAGATGTCAGAGAGGATATGATTTTACGGGTCGGACAGCAACATTATGGACCTTCAGACACACTCTTGATAGCAAGTGACGGGACAGTACAGCCAAACTCACAGGGCATGGACGGGGCTTCTCTGAACCATCAGCCCATCTTCTCTGGTTTTCCAAGGAAAGTTAAAACCTTCCAAGGAGTCACCAAGGACAAGAAGTGCTTCATCTGCTCATTCTGTGGGAAAGTTTTTGAGCGTGTTGGTCATCTGGAAAGGCACCAGCGAATTCATACGGGTGAGAAACCGTACAGTTGTGACATATGTGGAAGGTGTTTCAACCAGAAGAGTAGCCTCAAAGGGCATCTGAAAACTCACAGAG ACGGTGCTGACATGCTAACGGGACAACCTCCGCTTGATGATGAGAAGCCTGACGTTTATCCTAGACCCTCGGAGAACCCAGAGGAACCGACGGATCAGCCCCCACCTGCTGAAGCACAGCCTGTCTGTGGGCACAGTGAGGAGgagggcagggggcagggcttggtgggGAAAGCGGAGCAAGAGAAACAGTTTGGATCCCAGATACTCAGTCAGTCAGGACATCAACACCAACAAACCACAGAGCGACCAGGTTATCAGGACGACCCAGAGTATGTCATGGATGGGAGGGAGACGCAGCTGTGTAGATCTTTCACAGAGAGGCACAGTGATACCGAGTCTGGATCAGTACATCCAGGTTGCTCCTCCGATGTGACAAAGCAGCAGAATTCCCATCCTGTTTCACCCAGTGTCAAATACCATCCCAGTCCTTTTGATGGACTGCACCAGCAGCACCACCAGGGGTTCTATACGTCAGCTTCTAGAGAGGTGGAACTTGAAGACTTGTCTTTTCAGGATGAGGAAGACAAGCTGGATATGATTGAGGAAGAGCAGTATGCAGGGATGGCTCTACATGCAAGGAACAGGGAGGATGCTGATGAGAGAATACTACCCAGGTTTCAGGACCGggtactaccaccaccaccacttccTGTAGAGGAGGAAACAGCGATGAGAGAGTACATCACAGAACCAAACTACAGTCAAGAGGGAATTTTATTTGCCCTTGGTATAGACAGTTTTGACAGTACAGAGGGCAGCAGTGCCAGTGCCACCACAGACGACACCAGAAATAGATGTTTCATATGCTCCTTTTGTGGAAAGAGTTTTGATCGCCATAGTCATTTCGAAAGACACCAGCACACTCATACAGGTGAGAAGCCCTACAGCTGTGAGATATGTGGTAAGAGTTTCACTCAGAAGAGCAGCCTGAAAGCTCATCAGAGACTTCATACAGGTTAA
- the LOC121534670 gene encoding zinc finger protein 84 isoform X1, with product MAEASCSSASSPGKPYVDVREDMILRVGQQHYGPSDTLLIASDGTVQPNSQGMDGASLNHQPIFSGFPRKVKTFQGVTKDKKCFICSFCGKVFERVGHLERHQRIHTGEKPYSCDICGRCFNQKSSLKGHLKTHRADGADMLTGQPPLDDEKPDVYPRPSENPEEPTDQPPPAEAQPVCGHSEEEGRGQGLVGKAEQEKQFGSQILSQSGHQHQQTTERPGYQDDPEYVMDGRETQLCRSFTERHSDTESGSVHPGCSSDVTKQQNSHPVSPSVKYHPSPFDGLHQQHHQGFYTSASREVELEDLSFQDEEDKLDMIEEEQYAGMALHARNREDADERILPRFQDRVLPPPPLPVEEETAMREYITEPNYSQEGILFALGIDSFDSTEGSSASATTDDTRNRCFICSFCGKSFDRHSHFERHQHTHTGEKPYSCEICGKSFTQKSSLKAHQRLHTG from the exons ATGGCGGAGGCGTCATGCAGCAGTGCTTCATCTCCAGGGAAACCATATGTAGATGTCAGAGAGGATATGATTTTACGGGTCGGACAGCAACATTATGGACCTTCAGACACACTCTTGATAGCAAGTGACGGGACAGTACAGCCAAACTCACAGGGCATGGACGGGGCTTCTCTGAACCATCAGCCCATCTTCTCTGGTTTTCCAAGGAAAGTTAAAACCTTCCAAGGAGTCACCAAGGACAAGAAGTGCTTCATCTGCTCATTCTGTGGGAAAGTTTTTGAGCGTGTTGGTCATCTGGAAAGGCACCAGCGAATTCATACGGGTGAGAAACCGTACAGTTGTGACATATGTGGAAGGTGTTTCAACCAGAAGAGTAGCCTCAAAGGGCATCTGAAAACTCACAGAG CAGACGGTGCTGACATGCTAACGGGACAACCTCCGCTTGATGATGAGAAGCCTGACGTTTATCCTAGACCCTCGGAGAACCCAGAGGAACCGACGGATCAGCCCCCACCTGCTGAAGCACAGCCTGTCTGTGGGCACAGTGAGGAGgagggcagggggcagggcttggtgggGAAAGCGGAGCAAGAGAAACAGTTTGGATCCCAGATACTCAGTCAGTCAGGACATCAACACCAACAAACCACAGAGCGACCAGGTTATCAGGACGACCCAGAGTATGTCATGGATGGGAGGGAGACGCAGCTGTGTAGATCTTTCACAGAGAGGCACAGTGATACCGAGTCTGGATCAGTACATCCAGGTTGCTCCTCCGATGTGACAAAGCAGCAGAATTCCCATCCTGTTTCACCCAGTGTCAAATACCATCCCAGTCCTTTTGATGGACTGCACCAGCAGCACCACCAGGGGTTCTATACGTCAGCTTCTAGAGAGGTGGAACTTGAAGACTTGTCTTTTCAGGATGAGGAAGACAAGCTGGATATGATTGAGGAAGAGCAGTATGCAGGGATGGCTCTACATGCAAGGAACAGGGAGGATGCTGATGAGAGAATACTACCCAGGTTTCAGGACCGggtactaccaccaccaccacttccTGTAGAGGAGGAAACAGCGATGAGAGAGTACATCACAGAACCAAACTACAGTCAAGAGGGAATTTTATTTGCCCTTGGTATAGACAGTTTTGACAGTACAGAGGGCAGCAGTGCCAGTGCCACCACAGACGACACCAGAAATAGATGTTTCATATGCTCCTTTTGTGGAAAGAGTTTTGATCGCCATAGTCATTTCGAAAGACACCAGCACACTCATACAGGTGAGAAGCCCTACAGCTGTGAGATATGTGGTAAGAGTTTCACTCAGAAGAGCAGCCTGAAAGCTCATCAGAGACTTCATACAGGTTAA
- the lrrc42 gene encoding leucine-rich repeat-containing protein 42, which produces MVDLDSGMVYVRERGQLRRVNNIVLAETKPHSLSHRTTTNPLALKKEHFVFTYNKEGSLRYTAKSLYDISLLFVAYNIHHVDSLEGFPEQVGDRLFAAAEEKQIFSDPEAAPRALQLFSDAYGDIVLGSLCLRHRFPLLSEKLEEIKTFHSLKCLDLFGCRLGDSHDIFQHLTSDALSRSLVQLSLGGNSLSDQGLQRLTAPVRMMRRGLRHLQILDLSYNPITEKAVGYLTCLPKLQGLDVSGTNIKVGPSLKQTLRNTMGLVLSEKLLEAFDHSCCKTQGWAEQVVNRWELSATEMPKPKKVQESRTSAIRFFGREKFVRGILSASPLIQEKEQDKTRERIHFYKPATSTHTNQTQCTGTKSGQIKPSSLNSIEIAGATNGHVKPCSQNQKRPRKHQVGDSDHHSPPAKRASSSSSPTLTAEDLDLLNSY; this is translated from the exons ATGGTCGACCTTGACTCTGGCATGGTATATGTGCGAGAGAGAGGACAGCTTCGTCGCGTCAATAACATTGTGCTCGCAGAGACGAAGCCGCATTCATTATcacacagaacaacaacaaacccTCTTGCGTTGAAAAAGGAGCACTTCGTCTTCACCTATAACAAAGAAGGCAGTTTGAGGTACACTGCCAAATCCCTCTACGACATCTCTCTGCTGTTTGTAGCGTACAACATCCACCATGTCGATTCACTCGAAGGATTCCCTGAACAAGTAGGGGACAGACTCTTCGCCGCTGCGGAGGAAAAACAGATATTCTCAGATCCTGAGGCAGCGCCTAGGGCTCTGCAGTTGTTCAGTGATGCATACGGGGACATAGTGCTCGGGTCACTTTGTTTACGACATAG GTTTCCCTTGCTGTCTGAAAAGCTGGAAGAGATCAAAACGTTTCACAGTCTGAAGTGCTTGGATCTATTTGGCTGCAGACTGGGAGACAGCCACGACATCTTCCAACATCTCACATCAGATGCATTGTCCAG gagcctggtccAGCTCTCCCTGGGTGGTAATAGCCTGTCAGACCAGGGTCTCCAGAGACTGACAGCCCCTGTCAGGATGATGAGGAGGGGGCTGAGACACCTGCAGATACTGGACCTGTCCT ACAACCCTATCACTGAGAAGGCAGTTGGATATCTCACATGTCTCCCAAAGCTACAAGGTCTTGATGTATCAGGAACTAACATAAAG GTTGGCCCGTCATTAAAGCAGACCCTGAGGAACACGATGGGGTTGGTCCTGTCTGAGAAACTGCTGGAGGCCTTCGACCACTCCTGCTGTAAAACACAAGGCTGGGCAGAGCAG GTGGTAAACCGGTGGGAGTTGAGTGCAACAGAAATGCCCAAACCAAAGAAGGTCCAAGAGTCAAGAACATCAGCTATTCGCTTTT TTGgcagagagaagtttgtccgagGAATCCTAAGCGCATCACCTCTGATCCAGGAGAAAGAACAAGACAAGACCAGGGAGAGGATACATTTTTATAAACCAgcaacaagcacacacacaaatcagaccCAATGCACAGGGACTAAAAGTGGACAAATTAAGCCCTCGTCACTCAACAGCATTGAAATCGCAGGGGCCACCAACGGACATGTAAAACCCTGTTCCCAAAACCAGAAGAGGCCTCGTAAACACCAGGTCGGGGACAGTGATCATCACAGCCCTCCTGCTAAACGTGCTTCTTCCTCATCATCACCAACTCTCACAGCAGAGGACTTGGATCTGCTCAACAGTTACTGA